TGTTTCCCAGCATCGGGAACGGGGTACGAAGTCTCAAGGGAGTCCCAGAAACCCACCTGCCAAGCAATTGCTATCTTCGAAATTTCCCGACCCGAAAGTCCTTCGGTCGCTGTAGCTATTTGCTGACACTTCACGTTGAAGTCGAAATTTGCAATCTTCAACCGACTGAAATGAAACCAGAATCACTACGGTTAATTTATTTCCCGATAACCAAGAGGCTACTGCATGCATACTATAAATTGGTTTTGTCTCATTAGTAAACGCCGCACTTTCTGTGAATCTGCTCTtgcaaaagaagaaaagaaggacAATCACCGAATAAAGGAAGCACTGTTAATCAAGGCAAAACTCACCTTGTTCGCGAACCCGTCGTAGCTGGCTTCAACACGTGCTCTTCAAAATACTGTCGAACCAGTCTCACTCTTTCTTCTAATGACGGCAAAGCAAATTCGACCATCTCGTCCAACCGGTCATTGATTGCCCAGTCAAACTGGTCTGGCTGGTTACTGGCGAGAACTAACAGGAACCTGTGAACAAGAACAGCCGAACCAACCATTCATAACCCGAAGAAACGCGTTCAGAACGCGTCCGAACGCGGCAAACAGTGGCAGAACGCGTTCCAGCAAGTGGAAATGGATTTGCTGTGGTCTCTGATGGACTAAAATGACGCAAGGGTTTGAAAGCTTATCACCAAGCCAAACGATGCAATCGCAAAATTGCTTTTACTGCTGAATGAGAACCATCTTTTTTTGGATACTGTAAAAGGTGTACACCAGTTGAATTGGAAGAGAATGCAATTAATGCGCCGGGAGAGACTGGTTCAGTTACCCATAGTACTCCATGGCCTTAAGTTTTGGCATGCACGGGCGGCCATTTTGTTGTGGCCATCAGCATCgctattaggctgatttagcaacagaacgggaacgtcagtggcgacgtcgcacgcagcaaaactaccaatgagaatttagaatagagaagaaaaaagtggagtctattctattctgaattctcattggtgttttttatGCGCGTggcgtcgccactgacgttcccgttctgttgctaaatcagcctattacaGCTGTGAGTACTTTATTTACTTTCaatttttatattaatttaaCTTGTTACTGTTGTTaggaaagtaaaaaaagaaaaacgtacCCAATTAAGTATTTGTATGTTTTTTTAATATCGCATGAAAGCAAACGGAAAACGTTTTGTGTCCTTTACTGAACAGAACTGAATAATCCAGAGATGGAGCAGATATACAATTATATTAATTCCTCAAAGGCCATAAAGCAGGTTGACCAAGGCAGCTCGAGCATCATTTTCCGAGATGTTTAGttattcaagttgaagtatttATTGTGCGATTGACCTCATTTAAATACCACTTTCGTCTATTTTAATTAAAAGATTTGGGTCTGATTGAGTATGTTTGAATGAATTTTCTTTCTTGACGGGAAACTGATAGTCAGATGTATGAATTAAAATGGTCATGTCAGTGGTAGGACGAATAAACCGATTGGCAGGGAATCATTTGTTTGGTATTAATTCAATTAAATTCGCAGCCAAACGATGAACGAAAAGTCCTCAAGTTCAAAGACTGACTGGAATCTATGTGTTGTATGTCAATGGAGTAAGGCCGAGACACTTTAGTGCCCTGTAGACTCGAAGAGGTCACATGTTGGGTCAGGTTACAAGACCCTTGCAGAAAATATTCAGCAATTTAACCAACTGGGATGCATGCCAGTTCAAATAAACTTATCTAGACAGGTTTAAGGTGACGGAATAGAAAGTACGTTTTTGCATTACAGGGCCTGATGGCATAAGAGTTTCTATTTGCTCTTCAACTCCACTAAGCTTAACAGAGCCAAAAAAAGACATGCTCCAACACCAGATGAATCGGTGAACAGTAACTATACCCGATCTTGTGCCTCAACCTCTTCACAGGCAGATGACTCAGAGAAGAGCTGCTTTTTTTGTGATCGGCCGGGAGCCTTGAAAAATCCGCTGCATAATGTTTGCACTTTTGAATTGGATGCTCGTGTCCGGAAGTGTGCCTTTGCTCTTCAAGATCAAAAGCTGTTGGCCAAATTGAGTGCCGGTGATTTGGTAGCTTTAGAAGCAAGCTATCATTCTTCGTGTATAACTTCGCTGTACAAGAGAGCTGAAACACTTTGCAAAGACCAGGCCGCTGATACCAAATTTCAGCTTGAAGGCATTGCACTGGCGGAGCCTATCACCTATATTGAAGAGGCTTGTGAATCTAGTGATTCAATTACCGTATTCAAATTGGTTGATCTGGCTAATATGTATACCTCACGGATGGAGAAATTGGGTGCAGATACAGAAGCCCGTGTCCATACACGCGACTAAAAGAGCGCCTTTTATCCCACATTCCTGGCCAGATTAGCAAGAATTATCCAGAGTGATATGCTAGAGTTGAAAAGCACATTTAATGGTCTTTTCGACCCCAACTGCCAGATGAAGTCCGTACCAACATCACTACTAGCCTTAGTTAACATGATTCTGTATGGACCAAGCATTCAGACCCAGGCTTCTTCTTGTGCAAAATCCCAGGCAGGACTTAGTATTTCTCAGTTGCTGCAATATAATAGCTTTGTACGTCGTCGGGATGGAGATCGTAAACGAGAACGCCATAATAAAGCAAGAGAGACACCTCTCTTCCAATCTACATTGGGTTAACGCTTCACGCTAAAACCCGCAGCCGTGATCTTGTAGAGAAGCTATATGAATTGGGATTGTCGATATCGTGCGACACAGTGCTGACCATTTCAACAGACCTGGGAAACTCTATTTGCCGTCAGTACCATCACGATGATGTTGTGTGCCCGCTAAGTCTTCGTAAGGGGTTGTTCACGTCATCCGCTGTCGATAACATCGATCATAACCCAAGCTCGACAACTGCCCATGACTCGTTTCATGGCACTTAGGGTATCACTTTTTCAGCAACCCACAGCTCAAGTTCCAGGGGTTTGCAGGAACAGAGTATCTCTTGATCAGGCCACTTCCACTGGTAAAAAGTCAGTTTCTGAATTACCAGAGTCCTACAGCCAAGTTCCCCCAGTTTTACTTCCTAGTAAGAATCCTTCTGTACCCCTGGTGCAAAGTGACATGCAAGGAAATGGTAAGAGTGTTGCAAAATCAATTGCAGAAGAATGCCAATCGTTGGAAGAGGTGAAATATGGGcggccgtcaccgccaaaaatacgaaGTATGTCAACAGGAGTATAGCAACGTCGATTGGTTCATTGGCGCAGTGCGGAAGAGACTAAATGAGTTAGAAATGATACAGCCTAAATACAAGTAGTCGTATTGCCTTTTGTCAAATGGTTCACTCAAAAAGTAAACGAGCTAGGAAGATAGGAAATTGTCTGGTCATTACTGTTTATAAACGGAAAAGACTAACTGAAACCGTAACCGGTTCATCTTCCAAATACGAACTGGTATAGTGTGTCAACCAATGGTCCGGTGTGATGTTAATAAATGGCTTACCTTAACCTAACATGGTTCAGTCCATTGATGTTCAATGTAATATGAAACGCTTTTATTAACGAAAAGTCGATTGATTTAGTGTAATTAAAAATGCTTCATCGCAGCAACAAATGACTCATATGGTATAGATATGAATCGACCTAACATGAAATGGTAGTTTATGCAAAGGACAAATGGTTTACCTTGATGtgaaatgaattaaagaaacaaaaacgcAAGTGGTTCACAGTATCGgcaaatgattcaatgtaatCTGAAACGGTTCAACAAATGGACGATTTATTCAGCGTTATAATTATAAATGGCCCAGCGAAACAACAAATGGTCTGAAAGGAACTCAAATGCTACACTGAGTCCACTAAGAAACGAATCGACCTAATATGAAATGTtttatgcaaaggaaaaatggttttCCCTAATGCGAAATGAAGTGGAGGAAAAACAAATGGTTTAGGGCGACAAAAAACGATTTAACCCTTTGTGTGACATACAACACTTCGccgaaccgccaaaaataccaaTGTAAAATGGAACAGCCAAGTCTGAAATGGCACAGTCCATGTGGGGTCTGACGTCAAGATCTGACATCAACAACTTAAAATTTGGCGCGAAAGCAGCTTGTTTACAACCGGGATTTCACCTGCCCTTTGTACATTTCGGTAAGTTTGCTGCTGCTGATTTCCTGTTACTATTATTTACTGCCTTAATTGCAGAGTTTCGTCATAATGCAAAAGGAAGCATTGGTAAATTAATATTAACAGGAGCTCGTGAGCTCCAGATATCAACTGTAGTTAGGATTGAAATGTTTACACACGCAAATGCATCATCTTCTGCCATGATTCCTCATGTGGCAAGGTTTCCACAGTCTGACTTGTTTCGTTAATCGGCCTTTTCGCTGTAGACACTGGGTTTTATCGGTTTACTTGAAAGTATTATGAACAACAATATCCAACGTTTGggagtcagacatgaccccattatcaaggttaaactgtaatggacaattcgcaatttaaatataacgggtgttaggtcaaaacaaagacttttgcataaatggaaattaatgtaaatatcttagtgtcaactatcgtttaatttccatttatgcaaaagtctttgttttgacctaacgcccgttatatttaaattgcgaattgtCCATTACAGTTTAATggggtcatgtctgactccgaaacgtcggatattgttgttagtttttattcttaatacgtTTTCTAAATCGATCTTACTTATTATGATCTTGCAACGAAATGGTTCGATCAATCGGTCGGTGTCACTGACTAAACTAAAGCCAGACATGATCATGATCTTGACTGTTTCGTCACACGTTCTATTCTCTATAGCTTCTGTCTACGATTATGTCACCTTCCAGCTCTCTTCAC
Above is a window of Montipora capricornis isolate CH-2021 chromosome 6, ASM3666992v2, whole genome shotgun sequence DNA encoding:
- the LOC138050869 gene encoding ATPase family AAA domain-containing protein 3-like, yielding MVGSAVLVHRFLLVLASNQPDQFDWAINDRLDEMVEFALPSLEERVRLVRQYFEEHVLKPATTGSRTSRLKIANFDFNVKCQQIATATEGLSGREISKIAIAWQASAYGSPDGVLTEEMMDARVEEAVTQHKQKVEWHSSEQPSETNSTTLKNRESLIKRTKDS